The following are from one region of the Malassezia vespertilionis chromosome 4, complete sequence genome:
- the ERG25 gene encoding 4alpha-methylsterol monooxygenase (EggNog:ENOG503NU50; COG:I) yields the protein MDFASHFNHTLGSFTDALTGYPTPVSVLYEGLDIDSLSIFEKLWVQWYQYWGNPVIATGVFSFVLHEIIYFGRSIPWMIIDQMPSMRNHFTVELPQIWSFHPICEYFGLTTHAVPFPSWLQILWQITFFFVFEDMFHYWAHRALHWGPLYKHIHKMHHEFSAPFGLAAEYAHPLEVLILGMGTIGGPLLLCAFTQNLHLVTVYIWIVLRLFQAVDAHSGYDFPISLHNWIPFWAGADHHDYHHMAFLGCYATSFRWWDHFMGTDSGYQRCRAREQAAKAKAAESGKPIGVIPSASATGAKLKTAA from the exons ATGGATTTTGCAAGTCATTTTAACCATACGCTTGGCTCCTTCACAGATGCGTTGACCGGTTATCCGACCCCTGTGTCTGTGCTTTACGAAGGCCTGGACATTGATTCGCTTTCCATTTTTGAGAAGTTGTGGGTGCAATGGTACCAGTACTGGGGCAACCCCGTCATTGCCACTGGCGTTTTCAGTTTTGTGTTGCACGAG ATTATCTACTTTGGTCGCTCCATCCCGTGGATGATCATTGACCAAATGCCGTCGATGCGCAA CCACTTTACCGTGGAATTGCCGCAG ATCTGGTCCTTCCATCCCATCTGCGAATACTTTGGCTTGACCACGCATGCTGTTCCGTTTCCCTCCTGGCTCCAGATTCTTTGGCAGATCACATTTTTTTTTGTATTTGAGGACATGTTCCACTACTGGGCTcatcgtgcgctgcactggGGCCCTCTGTACAAGCACATTCACAAGATGCATCACGAGTTTAGTGCACCGTTTGGTCTTGCTGCCGAGTATGCGCATCCCCTTGAGGTATTGATTCTTGGTATGGGCACTATTGGTGGGCCATTGCTTCTTTGCGCATTTACGCAGAATCTGCATCTCGTGACGGTCTACATTTGGATTGTTTTGCGCCTCTTCCAGGCCGTGGATGCTCATTCGGGCTACGACTTCCCGATCAGTCTACACAACTGGATTCCATTTTGGGCAGGTGCTGACCACCATGACTACCACCACATGGCATTTTTGGGCTGCTACGCAACTAGTTTCCGCTGGTGGGACCACTTTATGGGGACAGATTCTGGTTATCAGCGCTGCCGTGCCCGGGAGCAGGCAGCGAAGGCGAAAGCTGCGGAATCAGGAAAGCCTATTGGAGTCATTCCCAGTGCGTCCGCAACAGGTGCAAAGCTGAAAACCGCTGCTTAA
- a CDS encoding uncharacterized protein (BUSCO:EOG09260K4B; EggNog:ENOG503NW7X; COG:S), whose amino-acid sequence MSTIVHSLRDYRPPTRDELFAQAFGLPNDETIYVDAAGNRAEIVSAVLTLLNPVENKQQEDLIYVGRLTLSQSFLCFASQGDRGRGCRVVLPLSTVRRVERLNTRDAVFALSISVWHGMQLIFQLNALRFTCEGFCNALRDRLRAHLHAMKQIKPFIASCYSESLQLEEPDADGVVGDGDDASAKLVDVPSTDNNGKPAYHMGLGATFGFPGDPKKLKDKSKMRLWKEYTHIHGRNITLLRYPQFVRLVQVGLPNRLRGEIWEVSSGSILRRMANSGTYEKILEEHKGMTTISTEEIEKDLNRSLPEYAAFQTPEGIETLRRVLVAYSWKNRELGYCQAMNIVVAALLIYASEEQCFWLLDTLCERLLPGYYTQSMSGTLLDQKVFENLVRETMPVLHEHFVKHDMQLSVVTLPWLLSLYINTMPMVFAFRVVDCFMAFGSRVLFQVGLAILKLNGDEILSISDDGTLIGVLRNFFRTLGDSAYPESSEPRRRQVTRFQQLLVVAFREFSIVTNETIENERKRFRHQIVEEIEGFARRSAIRNLQSQGRFSKAELGLIYDQMVEAIYRARHAPKSLKESSERDQANMPIIPADPKEELKEMRIDLTTFRLFLGEVATWARDEYIVSNGLQERIERKVPEQALAARIFKFWDQENCGSLSFQDIVTGLDAIMFSDGEVASTTEWFFRLHANGKEKLTRNEVLSLSESLLFMFRNEPGDEYLGSISKLIPQAFELGDVHNE is encoded by the coding sequence ATGTCAACAATTGTGCATTCATTGCGCGACTACCGTCCTCCCACACGCGATGAACTGTTTGCTCAGGCGTTTGGACTTCCGAATGACGAGACTATATACGTTGATGCGGCGGGAAACCGTGCAGAAATTGTATCTGCCGTGTTGACTTTGTTAAACCCTGTGGAGAACAAACAGCAAGAGGATTTGATTTACGTGGGCCGTTTGACTCTTTCACAGTCGTTCCTATGCTTTGCTAGTCAGGGTGATCGTGGTCGTGGCTGCCGTGTAGTCCTGCCACTTTCCACAGTTCGGCGCGTAGAGCGATTGAATACACGGGATGCAGTGTTTGCATTGAGTATCAGCGTTTGGCACGGAATGCAGCTCATTTTTCAACTGAACGCATTGCGTTTTACATGTGAAGGTTtttgcaatgcgctgcgcgatcgACTTCGggcgcatttgcacgcGATGAAGCAAATCAAACCATTTATCGCCAGCTGTTACAGCGAATCTTTACAATTGGAGGAGCCCGATGCGGACGGCGTTGTAGGCGATGGCGATGATGCATCAGCCAAACTTGTGGATGTGCCTTCCACAGATAATAATGGTAAGCCCGCTTACCACATGGGGCTTGGCGCAACGTTTGGTTTCCCTGGCGATCCCAAAAAATTAAAAGACAAGAGCAAGATGCGGCTATGGAAAGAGTATACTCACATACACGGGCGGAATATTACACTTCTTCGCTACCCACAATTTGTTCGGCTAGTTCAAGTGGGATTGCCGAACCGTCTGCGTGGTGAAATCTGGGAAGTTTCGAGTGGGTccattttgcgccgcatggcgAATAGTGGCACGTATGAAAAAATCCTCGAAGAACACAAAGGGATGACGACCATCAGCACAGAAGAAATTGAAAAAGACTTGAACCGCAGTCTTCCAGAATACGCCGCCTTTCAAACGCCAGAAGGGATTgagacgctgcggcgaGTGCTGGTAGCCTACAGCTGGAAAAACCGCGAGCTTGGCTACTGTCAGGCGATGAACATTGTGGTCGCTGCACTGCTCATCTACGCATCTGAGGAGCAATGCTTTTGGCTGCTGGACACGCTTTGTGAGCGACTCCTACCCGGCTATTACACGCAGTCTATGTCCGGTACATTACTGGATCAAAAAGTGTTTGAAAATTTGGTCAGAGAGACCATGCCGGTGCTGCACGAGCATTTTGTGAAGCACGATATGCAACTAAGCGTTGTAACGTTACCTTGGCTTCTTTCGCTCTACATAAACACGATGCCTATGGTATTTGCATTCCGAGTGGTGGACTGTTTCATGGCATTTGGTTCGCGTGTTCTTTTCCAAGTTGGACTCGCTATTTTAAAGCTAAACGGCGATGAGATTTTAAGCATATCCGATGATGGTACACTGATTGGTGTCTTGCGCAACTTTTTCCGCACGTTGGGCGACAGTGCATACCCAGAAAGTTCTGAGCCACGCCGCCGTCAAGTAACTCGGTTCCAGCAACTGTTGGTCGTTGCTTTTCGGGAATTCAGCATTGTCACAAATGAAACGATTGAGAATGAGCGGAAGCGATTCCGCCACCAAATTGTCGAAGAGATTGAGGgctttgcgcggcgaagcgccATTCGAAACCTCCAGAGTCAGGGCCGCTTTTCGAAGGCAGAGCTGGGGCTTATTTATGACCAGATGGTCGAAGCAATTTACCGAGCGCGTCATGCGCCAAAATCGCTCAAGGAAAGCTCCGAGCGTGACCAGGCCAACATGCCTATCATACCTGCGGATCCGAAAGAGGAGCTAAAAGAAATGCGCATCGACCTCACTACATTTCGCTTATTCCTCGGTGAAGTGGCTACGTGGGCGCGCGACGAATACATTGTGAGTAACGGTCTACAAGAGCGCATTGAGCGCAAGGTGCCCGAgcaggcgcttgctgcgcgcatcttCAAGTTTTGGGATCAAGAAAATTGTGGCTCACTTTCGTTCCAGGACATTGTTACGGGTCTGGACGCAATCATGTTTTCGGATGGCGAAGTGGCGTCAACGACGGAATGGTTTTTCCGTTTGCATGCGAACGGAAAAGAAAAGCTGACGCGGAACGAGGTGCTGAGTTTGTCTGAATCGCTCTTATTTATGTTTCGAAATGAGCCAGGGGACGAGTACCTCGGTTCTATATCTAAATTAATCCCACAGGCGTTCGAGCTAGGCGACGTTCATAACGAATAA
- a CDS encoding uncharacterized protein (BUSCO:EOG09265313; COG:S; EggNog:ENOG503P5JB), whose product MSAQEETKRVDDGPNIWIAAGDGDIERVKYLLDSGIATPISADLSGYTPVHAAASYEKMDMLRFLFGQTEDVRTAANACDEDGDTPLFFCEEVTPAKLLVEQFHADATLKNGDGITAAQKAVIEKRTELADYLYGMTGEEQLPRTKLLALVGESDSDAEEEQKFKEIENSESSDDKTNAQPKERTDVLVPKLESIMQDAQANGTDPTEKLHQVVSESIMRHIREDYQQGSEQKTA is encoded by the exons ATGTCGGCGCAAGAGGAAACCAAACGAGTCGATGATGGACCAAATATCTGGATAGCAGCCGGCGATGGCGATATTGAACGCGTCAAATATTTGCTCGATTCTGGCA TTGCAACGCCCATCAGTGCCGACCTTTCGGGCTACACGCccgtgcacgctgcagcgtcaTATGAAAAAATGGACATGCT TCGATTTCTTTTTGGTCAGACCGAAGATGTCCGGACGGCTGCGAATGCTTGCGATGAGGATGGCGATACGCCGCTGTTTTTCTGCGAGGAAGTGACGCCTGCCAAGCTGCTTGTCGAACAATTTCATGCGGACGCGACGCTGAAGAATGGGGACGGTATTACG gctgcgcaaaaagcggTGATTGAGAAGCGCACAGAGCTTGCAGACTACCTGTATGGCATGACGGGCGAAGAACAGCTACCCCGCACCAAattgcttgcgcttgttggGGAAAGTGATTCGGATGCGGAAGAAGAGCAAAAGTTTAAGGAAATTGAGAATTCGGAATCCAGCGATGATAAAACCAATGCGCAGCCCAAGGAGCGCACGGATGTCTTGGTTCCGAAACTGGAGAGCATCATGCAGGATGCACAAGCCAACGGTACAGATCCTACAGAAAAACTGCACCAGGTGGTTAGCGAGAGCATCATGCGCCACATCCGCGAAGACTATCAGCAAGGCTCAGAGCAAAAGACAGCGTAG
- the ppk32 gene encoding Protein kinase domain-containing protein ppk32 (EggNog:ENOG503NWRD; COG:T; BUSCO:EOG09261YGB), producing MIVRMFVEPIEETRNEIIFATEHVVGSLATSITESSNPNHHLDEVETQKGLLQLARGLEFLHSSSRIHTNLTPESVVINAKGDWKLGGVGFVTNLSENRWALADDEDGLPQQLQRNLNYMDPVYVFRHKVESANDMYSLGVLLYAIFHNGATPYNTHGNISTLRSYADRLSERIHSHKWSELPTDVQNMLDNLISLNDEQRYTASAFQSLPFFNSILVSVLKFMERDNFTARPRQEKVQFLRGLHKMLPRFSAVLQRRKLLPNLLEMMSDKALLPYILPNVFTIAKNLSALEFGQSILPRLKPLFLIKDPPQNQMLLLNQTDLFMSKTQPSVFRKDIMPLFYSVFEQESVAVQENALQKLPNLISMLEFSHVKDVLLPKLAALFTKTKTLSVKVRSLVCFHAMISVLDKGTIGDTLVPVLGRVKTREPSVMIASLTVYEAFASKLDIDVQATAVIPRLWVMSMCPALNEAQFARFMHVIRELGEKVERERLVQLHDLQNLRKQEQEYVNETIPEEVERNGKSIDSTAGAFGFEALVGHTNAASSNTGAMETLLTPEQSLPGLLESMSVGQGATPTKPRPSVLSTNTIKSGSARIPRVTGLKPSATPIPEPTSSGLFEAMTAAPERSVGMPLHMQSTHNSSGTNTPTHAPPGWQGGLLQPKSNALTPKHAAPPSKSAWADFDPLL from the exons ATGATCGTACGAATGT TTGTGGAACCGATTGAAGAGACTCGCAACGAAATTATTTTCGCTACGGAGCATGTCGTCGGGTCACTCGCTACCAGCATCACAGAGTCGTCGAATCCTAACCACCATTTGGACGAAGTTGAAACACAGAAAGGGTTGCTACAGCTTGCACGTGGACTTGAGTTCTTGCATAGTTCGAGTCGTATCCACACGAATTTAACCCCGGAGTCGGTGGTGATCAATGCCAAGGGCGATTGGAAATTGGGCGGCGTAGGGTTCGTGACAAATTTAAGCGAGAATCGCTGGGCGCTGGCGGACGACGAAGATGGACTGCCACaacagctgcagcgcaaccTGAACTACATGGATCCCGTGTATGTTTTTCGTCACAAGGTGGAGAGTGCAAACGATATGTACTCCCTCGGAGTGCTGCTTTATGCCATTTTTCACAATGGAGCTACGCCGTATAACACCCATGGTAATATCAGCACACTTCGCTCGTATGCCGATAGGCTTTCTGAGCGAATTCATTCGCATAAATGGAGCGAGCTTCCCACGGATGTACAGA ACATGCTGGATAATCTGATATCACTCAATGATGAGCAGCGATATACAGCCTCCGCCTTTCAGTCGCTTCCATTTTTCAACAGTATTCTGGTTTCTGTGCTCAAGTTTATGGAGCGTGATAATTTCACTGCGCGTCCACGCCAGGAAAAGGTACAGTttttgcgcggcttgcacAAGATGCTACCCCGATTTTCTGctgttttgcagcgccgcaaactGCTGCCTAATTTACTGGAGATGATGTCGGATAAGGCACTCTTGCCGTATATTCTACCTAATGTTTTTACGATTGCGAAAAACTTGTCTGCGCTCGAATTTGGACAGAGTATCCTGCCGCGGCTCAAGCCCCTCTTTTTGATAAAAGACCCGCCGCAAAACCAGATGCTTCTGTTAAATCAGACGGATTTGTTTATGAGTAAGACACAGCCATCTGTTTTCCGAAAAGATATCATGCCTCTCTTTTACTCTGTGTTTGAGCAAGAATCGGTAGCTGTGCAAGAAAATGCGCTTCAAAAGCTCCCTAATTTGATTAGCATGCTGGAATTTTCGCACGTAAAGGACGTCTTGTTACCCAAACTGGCTGCGCTATTCACCAAGACGAAGACGTTATCTGTAAAGGTCCGGAGCTTG GTGTGCTTCCACGCAATGATTTCGGTTTTGGACAAAGGCACGATTGGTGACACACTTGTTCCAGTGCTGGGACGTGTCAAGACGCGCGAGCCGTCCGTCATGATCGCATCACTGACAGTGTACGAGGCATTCGCATCAAAGCTCGACATTGACGTCCAAGCAACCGCAGTCATACCGCGCTTGTGGGTTATGTCCATGTGCCCTGCGCTTAATGAAGCACAGTTTGCACGGTTCATGCATGTGATTCGCGAATTGGGCGAAAAGgttgagcgcgagcgcttggTCCAACTGCACGATTTGCAGAACCTGCGAAAGCAGGAACAAGAGTATGTGAATGAGACCATTCCCGAAGAGGTGGAGCGCAATGGCAAATCCATCGACTCCACTGCGGGTGCATTCGGCTTTGAGGCGCTGGTAGGCCACACAAATGCAGCGTCGTCAAACACAGGTGCTATGGAAACGCTGTTGACCCCCGAGCAATCATTGCCAGGTCTGCTCGAAAGCATGTCTGTTGGACAAGGCGCTACGCCCACCAAACCCCGGCCATCCGTGCTTAGTACAAACACGATCAAAAGTggcagtgcgcgcatccCCCGCGTAACTGGCTTAAAACCATCGGCAACCCCTATACCCGAGCCTACCAGCAGCGGCTTATTCGAAGCAATGACCGCAGCACCCGAACGTTCTGTTGGTATGCCTTTGCATATGCAGTCTACACACAACAGCTCGGGTACAAACACGCCGACTCACGCGCCGCCAGGCTGGCAAGGCGGACTTTTGCAGCCCAAGTCGAACGCACTTACCCCAAAACATGCAGCACCGCCTTCCAAGTCTGCGTGGGCAGATTTCGACCCGTTACTGTAA
- a CDS encoding uncharacterized protein (EggNog:ENOG503NUFD; TransMembrane:1 (o1026-1046i); CAZy:AA3; COG:E) codes for MEKRNVSTFIAQLQDLSSPIGQAHGKNALALSEELLAIQCIYGDEAFELQESTGRNGTDFVLQIPLDTDEQAEILRLLIALPPHYPHSQEPPRLALIDRGLGTFTADQDVKSFIDTIFTQKGSVRWTSGEPILFEGIEAALEYVRGWLHERKNDEAGLRVTPTATENNIAVQFDRDVNLGTVDPSRLVSSELITARKSEFLGHAAALNSPDEVPAFLKLVLASDKRVQRAAHPIIHAWTATTMAKRLLEADSHTFSHYWQVTAFADIQGIESGIVIVTRWFGGVLLGPDRFKHINRAARDALVKAGLLGHVEHSREADRSVIQSFLTTTFFAMMVSKLSFWPVLLAAALLHFVSAQFGEPAGMRHHIYALSKRSITSKKDDVDGKTFDYVIIGGGQAGLTVASRLTEDPSTNVVVIEAGSSGLSPSDAPLINSPAGNVYTSPGATDMNWNWTTVSQAHVDNKQLPWPRGKVLGGSSSINGLYYIRSTKNHQKIWTDLAGKGAASVWGWDKLFAAMKKSEHFYPPTEEARTVGDIHWQPNDHGTDGPVAVSWPAVSYAPVGAFIDAAGQLSAPPSDASYGGSSGGTFVATSSIDPTNWTRSDARAAYIDPNVGRPNLVILTNYMVSKINFDTSNKTSVKATSVSFQKKKGGKTYQVNASREVILSAGAVNTPQILQVSGVADKGLLNANNVPVVVDLPGVGYNLHDHLAGGVEWSPKNVSDVAPGKLTGDPKVDSFVNSATSYANTSTLMKKSMQSLLDSVRKNQTAAVSAYDAPDAVKQGYNATYGALAQNVLGTDIGIMEILFAMVFEKVQVEAALQSPLSRGSIKIQSADIFDAPLIDPNYFEQSSDLTVLREGFKLARAVGNQAPLKDYLDQEEKPGSSVTSDDQWEQWLRGIIGTEFHPSGTSSMLPEELGGVVDPNLLVYGTQNLRVIDASVPPIPLSCHLMSVTYGVAEIGSEIVKKNKKNYDAKTQGAGAGAGTGGKASGSGKGNSSKGSAKGNSADGTGKGVVSSNSAKTSNGATSNMGRAVVALVLASTLASMSVLLL; via the exons ATGGAGAAGCGCAATGTGTCGACGTTTATTGCACAGCTCCAAGATTTAAGCTCGCCAATTGGACAGGCACATGGTAAAAATGCCTTAGCACTGTCAGAGGAGCTACTTGCGATCCAGTGCATCTATGGCGACGAAGCATTCGAATTACAGGAATCCACTGGACGGAACGGAACAGATTTTGTGCTACAGATTCCCCTTGATACCGACGAACAAGCTGAGATTCTTCGCTTGCTTATTGCGCTTCCACCACACTACCCACATTCGCAAGAACCGCCGCGACTGGCGCTGATTGACCGAGGCCTTGGCACATTTACAGCGGACCAAGACGTGAAGAGTTTCATCGATACTATATTTACGCAGAAGGGAAGCGTTCGGTGGACTTCTGGGGAGCCTATTTTGTTTGAAGGTATTGAGGCTGCTCTTGAATACGTGCGTGGTTGGCTACACGAGAGAAAAAATGACGAGGCGGGGCTACGTGTTACGCCCACCGCAACCGAAAACAACATTGCAGTACAGTTTGACCGGGATGTAAATCTTGGCACAGTGGACCCGTCCAGACTGGTGAGCAGCGAATTGATTACGGCACGCAAATCTGAATTTTTGGgccacgctgcagcactcAACAGCCCTGACGAA GTTCCCGCCTTTTTAAAACTTGTGCTTGCGTCCGACAAGCGGGTtcagcgtgcagcgcacccTATCATTCATGCGTGG acagcgacgacgatggcgaAACGGCTGCTGGAGGCCGACTCGCACACCTTCTCTCACTACTGGCAAGTAACTGCGTTTGCTGACATCCAGGGCATCGAGAGCGGAATAGTCATTGTAACGCGGTGGTTTGGCGGTGTCTTATTGGGCCCCGATCGTTTTAAGCATATTaatcgcgctgcgcgcgatgctttAGTGAAAGCCGGCCTT CTTGGAC ACGTCGAGCACAGCCGTGAAGCAGATCGTAGTGTTATTCAGTCCTTTCTCACTACAACGTTCTTTGCGATGATGGTGTCGAAACTTTCGTTTTGGCCGGTGCTGTTAGCCGCAGCGCTTTTGCATTTTGTGTCTGCTCAGTTTGGCGAGCCGGCAGGAATGCGCCACCATATTTATGCACTGTCCAAGCGCTCTATCACGTCGAAAAAGGACGATGTTGACGGCAAGACATTCGACTATGTCATTATCGGTGGCGGTCAGGCTGGCTTGACTGTTGCTTCTCGCTTAACCGAAGACCCTAGCACCAATGTAGTGGTCATTGAGGCTGGCAGCTCTGGTCTTAGCCCATCGGATGCACCGCTGATCAACAGTCCCGCTGGTAATGTGTACACGAGTCCAGGCGCCACGGATATGAACTGGAACTGGACGACCGTGAGCCAAGCACATGTGGATAACAAACAGCTTCCTTGGCCGCGTGGCAAAGTGTTGGGTGGTAGCAGCTCTATCAACGGCCTCTACTACATTCGCAGCACTAAGAATCATCAAAAGATTTGGACGGATCTTGCTGGCAAAGGAGCGGCAAGTGTATGGGGCTGGGATAAGCTCTTTGCAGCCATGAAGAAGTCGGAACACTTTTATCCTCCTACCGAAGAGGCACGCACCGTCGGTGACATTCACTGGCAACCCAACGACCACGGCACGGATGGCCCTGTCGCTGTTTCCTGGCCTGCCGTTTCTTACGCTCCCGTGGGCGCTTTTATTGATGCTGCTGGCCAATTGTCTGCGCCACCTTCGGATGCCTCTTATGGTGGCTCTTCGGGTGGTACCTTTGTTGCCACTTCGTCGATCGACCCTACCAACTGGACGAGgagcgacgcgcgtgctgccTACATTGATCCCAACGTTGGCCGCCCTAATTTGGTCATTTTGACGAACTACATGGTTTCGAAGATCAACTTTGACACGTCGAACAAGACCAGCGTCAAGGCCACTAGTGTCAGTTTCCAAAAGAAGAAGGGTGGCAAGACGTATCAGGTCAATGCTTCTCGCGAAGTGATTCTTTCTGCTGGTGCCGTAAATACCCCTCAAATCTTGCAGGTTTCTGGTGTGGCGGACAAGGGCCTGCTTAATGCGAACAATGTGCCTGTCGTCGTGGATTTGCCTGGTGTTGGCTACAACCTGCATGACCACTTGGCTGGCGGTGTCGAATGGTCTCCGAAAAATGTGTCTGACGTTGCACCGGGCAAGCTCACGGGTGATCCCAAGGTCGACTCGTTTGTCAACTCTGCCACATCTTATGCCAACACGTCTACGCTTATGAAGAAGTCTATGCAGAGCCTATTGGACTCGGTGCGCAAGAATCAGACTGCCGCCGTCAGTGCGTACGATGCGCCGGATGCTGTCAAGCAGGGTTACAATGCCACCTACGGTGCCTTGGCACAAAATGTGTTGGGCACTGATATCGGTATTATGGAGATTCTCTTTGCCATGGTGTTTGAAAAAGTCCAGGTTGAGGCAGCACTTCAATCGCCGCTCTCCCGTGGCTCGATCAAAATTCAGTCGGCAGACATCTTTGATGCTCCTCTTATTGACCCAAATTACTTTGAGCAGTCTTCTGACTTGACCGTGCTTCGTGAAGGCTTCAAGCTTGCACGTGCTGTCGGCAATCAAGCACCGCTGAAAGACTACCTCGACCAGGAGGAGAAGCCTGGCAGTAGCGTGACCAGCGACGATCAATGGGAGCAATGGCTCCGTGGTATTATTGGCACGGAGTTCCATCCTAGCGGTACTTCGTCCATGCTTCCTGAGGAGTTGGGTGGTGTTGTTGACCCCAACTTGCTTGTCTACGGTACCCAGAACCTCCGTGTAATTGACGCTTCTGTCCCGCCGATCCCTCTTTCGTGTCACTTGATGTCAGTAACCTATGGCGTTGCGGAAATCGGATCTGAGATTGTAAAGAAAAACAAGAAGAACTATGACGCAAAGACGCAGGGTGCGGGTGCAGGTGCGGGCACAGGCGGCAAGGCTTCTGGTTCTGGAAAGGGTAACAGTTCCAAAGGCTCTGCCAAAGGCAACTCTGCCGACGGCACTGGCAAGGGCGTGGTGAGCTCGAACAGCGCCAAGACCAGCAACGGTGCTACGTCTAATATGGGACGCGCTGTCGTTGCTCTGGTGCTGGCGTCCACATTGGCCTCGATGTCTGTACTTCTCTTGTGA